Below is a genomic region from Miscanthus floridulus cultivar M001 chromosome 1, ASM1932011v1, whole genome shotgun sequence.
GAGGAGCTAGAACAAGCCAATGATGGGCCGCCTACTCTTGGCTCAGAGGCTAACCTGCCATTGGCTCCATCTGAccttgaagtcatggagcttgacgaggatctagTGACAGAGCCTGGCCCTCTAGGTGattggaggatgccttacctcggctacctcctccatgaggcgctgCCAATGGATAAAATAGAGGCTCGGCGGCTCACGTGTCACGCCAAGTCATTTGTCATTATTGATGGCGAGCTCTACAAGagaagccacactgggatcctacagcgctgtaTCCCCATCAAACAAGGAAAGCAGTTGCTGaacgatatccatggtggggtctacgttcaccatgccatgcctagaaccctagtcagaaatgggttccgacaaggcttctactggccgaccgtagtagccgatgctaaacagattgtgtgcacctacgaagggtgtcaatactatgctcggtagacccacctactgccccaagcactccaaacgatccccatcacgtggacgttcatggtctaggggttcgatctggtcagacctctcaagagggcgcttgagggctatacgcacttgcttgtcaccatagacaagtttacaaagtggatagaggctcgaccgatctctgcgatcaagtccgaacaagccatgttgttcttccttgacatcgtccatcgctttggagtcctaaactccattatcacagacaacggcatgtAGTTCATTAGGAAGAGgttcctctgattctatgatgaataccacatccgcatcGATTAGGCCGCCGTGGCGCACCCCCACATAAACAGGCAGGTCGAGCCCACGAAcgtcatggtcctacaaggcctcaagcctaggatctttgaccggttgaacaagtttggtggacaatgggtcatggagcttcccATGGTACTTAGGAGTCTGAGGACGACccctagctgggccaccggctacatgccactcttcatggtctatggttctaaagCTATCCTCCCAACTAACCTCAACTATagagcaccaagggtcagggcatacgacgaacagggagccaaggcatcccttgaggatgccatggaccagctagatgaagcacgcgacgttgccctcctccacttggccaagtaccaacaagtgTTGCGCCAGTACCATAGCCGTCAAGTgcagggtcgggccttcaacatcggggacctggtgctccacctcgtcaagagcaacaagaaccaccacaagctctctccactgaGTGAGGGATCATACGTTGTCGTGGAGGTGCTCCcactaggcacctacaagctcaagaccattgacggtgaagtcttcgtcaacgcctacaacatcgaacaactacatcgcttttacccttaattttaTGCATGCTTTATCTTATTAGTTTCACTACCAACCCCCCATCTTTAGTGACAcatgaccccagcaatggcagggggtcgggcctcactcgggggctgataagagcatatttatctggtagacattctctatgcctaactctttctcacgttaagacctagaagcgaaggtcgtggaaacaaacactgagtaaaactggtcggactacaagaaacctatgccccagtggctatggtgtttttgctcaccagcgtgatcaaagtttttttCCGCACCCCCAGCTTCTTaggccttaactatggaaagagtcagaacgcatttaagagtatatccacctggcaaacgttctctgtgcctgaccctctctcacattaagatctataagcaagggttgtggaaatgAATGATGAGTAAAACTGGCtaaactgcaagaaacctatgccccagcggctatggcgtttttattcaccagcgtgatcagagtttgtttacccgcaccctgagctttatggccttaacaatgaaaagggtcagaacacactaaccttttttatacaaaaaggggagaagggctaaaaatatgtttggccataatgaaatCTAAGAGCTTGTTCACTCATTATGAGTTTGCCGCCTTGCTTATCTGcgtaactaatttcttggggggtgatctcatcctctatctccgcagGAAAGACCtgtgccagtgggtcacccaagtcaatcggatggctcgggccactgccgagagacgggtaaggagcaacagaatgccccatgcgggttatgttgACTCCGTCATGAACCACAGACCCGGATTCCATTCGAACGTATCCAATAAGAGCTCCTCAAATCCGTCACTTGAgacatcaaggtaagtcctatgccagtcaGTCACCCAAGTTGACCGAACGTCTCGGGCCATTGCCGAGAGataggtcacccttaatttatgcacgttttctcttattagttttgctaTCGACCCCTCGATCTTTAAGTGAcgcctgaccccagcaacgataagggatcgggcctcactcgggggctggtaagagtatgtctatttggtagatattctctatgcccaaccctttaTCACGTTAAAAAATGTataggcaaggtttgtggaaacaaacgctgagtaaaattggtcggaccgcaagaaacttACGTCCAAGCGGCTATGACGTTTTTTTCTCACCAGTCTGATCAGAGTTTGTTGCTTGCACCCCGatctttagcctccgccttcccaagaagggtttggaggggaccactggcaaaatctccatcgaggagaggacaacaggtcacccaagtcgatcggacggcttgggCCGCtatcgagagatgggtaaggagcagcaggatgccccatgcgggttatgttgactccatcatgaacgatggacctagattccactcaaacatatccCGTAAGAGCTCTTTGAatccgtcactcgagccatcgaggtaattttaccaacccccactttacttttccggTGCATGAGTagtcattcatccattctcatacatccaagcatcacatatgcaattattgcatcacaacgcttcgcgtcgcgtcacaaagtgatagtcgtctcattcgatatgagtggtgACCGACCGCGGTTTGAAGGCCAGCCTACGAAGGGCTCAAGgttgcctcgcgtcaaacagaggtaggggagaaaacgtagatgagcccccgCGTCCTTTGCCCGACccactcagaagcagacagggtcatcttgaccttcttgttcgatcctaacctcgagccaagcccacagaatctccatcgaggggaggccagtggacCACCTGAGTTGGTCTTTGAAATGACTCGgccatctaccgggaggtgggttaaggagcagtggaataccacataagggctatgtcgaccccatcatgaacgacggaccagGATTCCACTTAGACATGcacgttagtgagctcaccgagcgtgacactcgagccatcgaggcaagtgtcgttagctcaaccccttcggttgTGAAAACCACAGATGGGGTGATGCATAAAACTCGGTCGACCCCTActaagcccaatggggctcgggggTCGAGCCGCCCAACCCTGACTCGGGAATCcaaccgaccgaggttcaaaggccggcccataaagggctcgaggccacctcatgtcaaatagagccaggggagaaaacacagatgatcCCCAACGGTCCTTGCCTGAcccgctcagaagtggacagggtcatctcgaccttcttgttcgatcctaacctcgagccatacccacaaaatctccatcgaggggaggccagcgggccacctgagtcggtctctagaatgactcgggcatctcttgggaggcaggttaaggagctgtggaatgccatatgagggctatgccgatccCGTTATGAAtgacagacctagattccactcggacatgccagttagcgagctcaccgagcacgtcactcgagccatcgaggcaagtgacgttagctcaaccccttcggttgTGAAAACCGCGGatagggtgacgatcacaaagacgagccaaccctcgaccggaccACTGCTACGCGcaagggctcaaggaaagttggactcacaaggagaccaaatgcgcagtcatagaacgatggctcagatcctagggagggggtgcGTACAAAAGCTAAGGATGacgtttctaaaacaaaaaaaaacactttTCCCTACCAGTTttgctatcgtctcctcgatctttagtgaaacccgatCCCGGTaatggcaaggggttgggtctcactcgggggctgataagggtatacataTACCCTTTTTGATATAGTCAccgtgcctgaccctttctcatgttaaaaactgtgggggtattaacccctatacccttacggctaggcttgggccggcccggatcagggggtccggtccactaaaagacgacgcgcggcccgaccaacctgttcggagtcccgcgcaaggagtcaaggcagactTGATAGtggatcaagcaagatcctggtcggttagaataggaatccttatccggccacctatggcaattgtaactggctaggattagtttccagatctgtaaccctgtcccccggactatataaggtgggcaggggacccctctaaaaaacatctctcattgacatacaacaatacaatcagacgcaggacgtaggtattacgccttcacggcggccgaacctggataaaacctcgtgtctgtcttgcatcaccatcttgtttgtggcttgcgcatctgtctgccaacaatctactaccttgggcatacccctaggtagacaaccgaccatatttcgtcgacagtggcgcgccaggtagggggtgtgcgtactgctctccaagcaaacaagatggtcatcatctccggctccgtggctacgccgaacggcctcacgttcaccgtcggccagatcacctagaccactggctccgacaacttcatcgccatgatcacggaggaggcgcggactcaatccgcgtcgaccactgcttcacctgcatcgactacggctccgaccacagtggatctggctccgaccatggtggacctagcttcgaccacggtggatctggctccgaccacggtggatctggctccgaccatgtccGCATCGCCTTCAGCCAcatcgacaacccgtcgtccgcttccccgctacaaagggaagcagatcgacaacaccgacctgctcgactccatcgatcgggtcggcaccaaactcgctgaaaccctagctctagtaagttcaattcaaagtcaacctaatgagcaggtaaccactccccacaacagatctacccgactagctcgggCTAGTCATCCTGCacaacttggtacagatctcgtggttatatctactcctgaagggtgctccgctcgtcgccggccagcctccgcgatgggtctctggctctccgagtacgaagccttgatggagaactaccaggcctagccctacggcctgcgaaacgctgcctccaactacgcttacaatatacaacgctgctcggatctgtgttttatactttgacctcggccaaagccacgcaacttcgtcaacatgatccggattgaggattatcaagaaggatcggtccacacagttcaagagggtggctcaagctcttcgtccggcaccgcatctaatgcctctatTCGCACCGAGCTCCAgaatcacgacgatgaaggcgtcgaatacgatctggatatcccagaccatgccccgggatACCCACGATTCccgtccttcccaccaaggcggggAGACTTGATCAACGttatcagtaatgacgaaccaccggcagtcggtgagacagaacaagaaaggctggcacgtgaaacacgcaatattgatcggtttaatcgccgacaaatcgaagccgaggcgGAAGAGGAGGCccaacgcataagggtccagccacgcgatcttaacaacgcctttgatagggtgggggacaagcaggtcttcaggactccaagcgccaacgtagccgttgctatggcgacaatgcaacgactacccaacaccctagaaactcaggcagttcgtgatgatatacaagcttacctgatggctaccatggcccagaccacagaaattgtaaatcaagcccgggctctatCCGtattagtcgaatcaagccacagccgctagaactcaagttgctcacagccacccaaccaacatggcttgcgcaacaacaacccatcagacaaccgtcaaggcggaaacggtggccatgatggtggtcgggatgacaaccaccgtTGGGATGACAACCGTCATGACTTCTGGGATgacaaccaccgagacaaccgtgataatcgccgcgataaccatggtcgcaTGGTTAATCAGGGGGGCAAccaagatcgccgtgatggcaataacgatctctgccattacctcggagaacgcgatctgtgcgatcgcatcaaccaaagagctaacgatcatgcatcccatgaaagctatcgccgtatggaatatgatactgcccacggccctccgggtttgaagcagtttactccgcatcttcgccaagtcatatggcccaagaacttcaagcttgaaaaacttcagaagtatgacggcaaggagaaccccgaattatgggtcatgctctacgaaaccgcgtgcagatcagccatggctgacgagcacgtcatgtctaactacttcccagttgttgtcggccatgcaggccaccaatggctggtcagcttgccggcgaactacttcgattcttggcaagagctcaagcaagctttcatcgacaacttcattgccacttgcgagcaacccggcaacaaatatgatctgcagcggattcaagaccggaaagatgagccactacgcgagtacgaccaacgtttctcggagatgcgcatcaaggtcccatcaatctctgacaatgaggcaatcaaggctttcatcactggtctccgcttccacgatgccctacgggacaagctcctccacaagagacccgaatcagtcacagcactcctggccactgccaagaaatatgcggacgccgacgacgctaaaaagataataatcgaagaagcagcaagggttccacgctccgaccaccccccacaccacgacgactaccgcggcaaccatggtcggaacgacaattttgatcgccgcaaccagcgcagcGACCCccgtgaccaccgcgaccagcgtaatcagcgacgTAATcgtcgtgacgattacaggggcaagcgtgctcgggaagatgacggcaaggtcaacaccattaagaaaggtggcggatgtcgcaactatgaagaagactacgccaaagcattgaaaggaccctgtcagctccaccccaagtcaaaccataccatggagaattgccgcgttctcaagtctatctacacgcgtcaacaggctccggatacgtccgacaagcctaacgacgcaggggaacggcgcaacgaggacaacgatgatgaagacgcagatccccgtcacaagtacgtcaagccaaccgattgcgtccacaccatcattggaggcaaagtgtccatcaagaccaaacgagaatgtaagctgctcgcccgcgcctacttgaacatggccaacaccgacaacctcattgctgatccgtggctccctccttggtctcaccacgagatatccttcagcagaaaggaccaatgggccacaataccggagccaggacgttttcctctggtccttgatccttgtatcaacagggtccagttcgacagagtgctgattgatggtggcagctccattgatatactgttcaagaatagtttgccggCTCTGAAGATAACCCCGACTGatctcaagccgtacgaggcacagttctggggtgttctccccagatagAGCTCTGCTCCTCTCGGACAAATCATGCTacttgtgcaatttggtaccccagaccacttccgcactgactacgtcaacttcgtggtcgccgacttcgaaggcacctaccatgctatcctaggTCGACCaacactcaccaagttcatggccatacctcactataggtatttggtgctcaagatgcctactgagaagggggttctaactctgaagggcaatgtgtacgcagcttacacctgcgacgATGATAGCTTccaaatagcagaggctcacgacctctctattcacatggccgagaccacactcgacgccaagaagaccccagctgaccacctggagatcccagacctCGAGGCCCCGtgcaagaacgtcaagtccaaagagcacaaaatgatccagctggtcaacggtgatcccagcaaaacggcccttatcggggccaacctggatcctaaataggaagacgcgctcatcaagttcttgaggagcaacgcgagcgtgttcgcatggaaacctactgacatgcccggtgtacctcggaacttgatcgagcactccttaaatgtcgacggcaaggccaaacctatcaagcagaagctacgacggttcgctcgtgacaaaaaggaggcgattagggtagaagttacatggcttttggcagccggatttattaaagaagtgtatcatccggagtggttagccaacccgattcttgtacgcaaaaagaataatgaatggagaatgtgcgttgattacactgatctcaacaaacactgccctaaagacccctttggcttacctcgcatagacgaggtcatagattcaatggCCGGTTgcaagctgctttcctttctcaattgctactctggttatcaccagatcgctctcaaaaaggacgaccagatcaagacatcttttatcacgcctttcggcgcctactgctacatgaccatgtcattcgggctcaagaacgccgaggctacctaccaacgcgctatataggcctgcctcaaagacgagataaaagacgacctcatcaaggcttatgttgatgatgtagttgtcaaaatcaaggaagcacatacccttgttgacaacctggaacgcacctttgcagcccttaacacattccaatggaaattaaacccaaagaagtgcatctttggtgttccttctggcatactacttggcaacatcatcagtcatgatggcatacgccctaacccagagaaagtcaaagctgtcttggacatgaagccgcccaaaaaggtgaaggatgttcaaaagcttaccgaatgcatggccgctctcagtcatttcatatcaagattaggcgaaaaaggattaccgttctttaaactgctcaaagcatccgagaagtttgagtggtcggaggaagcagacgctgccttcacacagctgaaacaataccttacgtcaccttcggtcctcactgctcccagagaagacgaaacactcctgctttacattgcagcaactaattgagtggtctccactgccatggtggtcgagcgcgatgagcccggccatgtctacaaggtacagcaaccaatctatttcatcagtgaggtattcaatgaatccaagaccaggtacccacagattcagaaattgatctacgccatactgataacatcccaaaagttgaaacattacttcgacggataccgtgtggtggtcatgactgagtaccctctgtgagagacatcattagcaacaaggatgcgaacgggtgcatcgtcaaatgggcaatggagctatgccctttcttgttggaatttgcaagtcgaaatacaatcaagtctcaggcacttgttgatttcatcgtcgagtggacagacttaagcacacctgcctctcaggggcccgatgagtattggaagatgtacttcgacggctctctcaacatcgatggtgtaggagcaggagtccttttcgtgtcaccatccaaggagcagctccggtacgtcctacggattcatttcccagcatctaataacgccgccgagtacgaagcatgcctacatggtttgcgcattgcggtcgagctcggtgtcaaacgtctctatgtctatggagactcagctctagtcatcaaccagctcaacaaggactgggacatgaccagcaaaaagatggatgcatactgcaaatcgatcataaaactggaaggcaagttctacagcatcgagtacacacatgtggtccaggacaaaaattaagcagcagatgtgctgtcaaagttaggatcatcctgagctaaagtaccacatggcgtatttgttcaagacttgctcacgccttccatcgaagaggaagatcccacagtcgacaagcctccagaccagcttttggtggctacggttctggcatcaaacaccatcgaaccacctccaaccactaagaAGCCTAATTGGAGAGTACCTTttatcaagtacctgacagatggtagtgattacaccgatcggacagaatacgaacgcctgatgcggtgcagtaagcagtatctgctcgttgatgacaaattgtggcgcaagaacacaaaggaggaaatcttgatgaagtgtataacccaggaggatggcgaacatctcctggaccaaatccactctagatcctgcggcaaccacgtggcctcgagaacactggttggcaaggccttccgagcagggttttattggctgtcaactgtagccgatgcagagaagctcacccaccattgtgagggttgtcagttctttgccaagagagtccacgtaccagcacatgagattcagacaataccagcctcttggcctttcgcatgctagggactggatatgaccgggcccttcaagccggctcctgggaaatttacatatgtttttgtgctgatcgacaaattttctaagtggatagagtacatgattctggtacaggcatcttcagaaaaagctgtcatgttcatcgaccaggtcatccaccgcttcggcatacccaacagcatcatcactgatttaggtactcagttcaccgggaacgctttttaggacttctgcgatgaaagaagcatagtggtaaaatatgtctcggtggcacaccctagagctaatggacaagtcaagtgggcaaacggtatgatcttggatgcacttaagaagaggatatatagagaaaacgacaaagctcccggaagatggctcaaagagttaccagccgtggtctagggcctcaaaacccagcctagtcgcaataccagcgtatcaccatactttatggtttacagtgctgaggcagtgctcccagcagatatagcattcagatcagcacgggtagagaacttcgacgaggacaaggccaatgaagcaagggagctagaagtgaatagtgtagaagagaagcggctcggttcttgcgtacgtacagccaaataccttgttgttttgtgtaggtactacaacaagaacgttaaggagcggtccttcgtggtcggggatctggtcctgaagtggaagacgaatcaggccagtgtccacaaactcgcaaccccatgggaagggcccttcatgatcaaggaagttacaagaccaacgtcttacaggttagctcatctggatggtacagacgtacccaattcatggcacatcgacaagcttaggcgtttctatgcttaactactaagatatgtactccatttgtactttcgatttcattcaataaagctgttatgatttctccgaccactctaatgtgacACTTCGAAGTCtactgttattctaactcaaccagtcaaaactgaccaccattccttcctgggttttcAGAGTAGGCCCTGTCTCTAGTTCTTCCCAAcgtgtgcatgggatctgctctctacgctacgggtgatcggcaggtctccTCTAGTTTAACTTGTctgcgtctatgtgtgcacaggctacgcacctcacactccgaccacatggcaaaccagggccgtacaaacctttcaggatgacgtgtcgactaaactagtacaactaaacagaacgctaacatgttctcacttagttacaccaacacaagttccaagcttaaatatgttttccaaaaaaacaagcttatgctgatatacagttacgttattacatgcttgcctaaaaaggaacaagtttacaataacacaactacatccttcttctatagctctagtctatcctgttggctggtcggggcatgcggcacctgctgctcgctgctcctgacatcctgctcgagtctcggggactcttgtactggtcgagctgaagaggatggccctgctgatgcctggctagtcgagaccgcaggcttcaccggttggctcaaaactgatggcgtttctagctgacttgttgatggcgtaccttgtacaggtgctgtcccgcctccacacaggttaatgtcgccaattatctttgaagacaagtccagctaggtcatccgaagctcctcagccttgtctggatctacctccttcgggtatccagcctccaggcatttgagatcgatcaaggggtagtgagcacgcaccatgcttagcacatgtgcgcctgtgtactcacctgcctccttcacaaactcttgaaaccatccccatgcctttcggcacctaTCGACCAGACCGAGCTAcagcgtccttggcacttcctctataagcgctgggtcgataaggttgaggactggcaaaatgcccgttgccacctcctggcaccggtctTTAAATGTGTtttgatcctcggtgatctcttggcactgtgccttccagccgtcatgatct
It encodes:
- the LOC136469738 gene encoding uncharacterized protein; translation: MELPMVLRSLRTTPSWATGYMPLFMVYGSKAILPTNLNYRAPRVRAYDEQGAKASLEDAMDQLDEARDVALLHLAKYQQVLRQYHSRQVQGRAFNIGDLVLHLVKSNKNHHKLSPLSEGSYVVVEVLPLGTYKLKTIDGEVFVNAYNIEQLHRFYP